One stretch of Gopherus evgoodei ecotype Sinaloan lineage unplaced genomic scaffold, rGopEvg1_v1.p scaffold_60_arrow_ctg1, whole genome shotgun sequence DNA includes these proteins:
- the LOC115643458 gene encoding zinc finger protein 271-like isoform X5, which translates to MVSENEEKPLQEDDEQVEQHGTLSGRSKGNVSGSSALPENAKARETQQRPEENFSSHSDLITHDRIHLEGRRYTCHECGKSFDRPSHLIRHQRIHTGETPYTCSECGKSFSQSSQLIRHQRIHTGETPYTCFECGKSFSQSSPLSAHRRIHTGEKPYGCAECGKSFSWRSHLISHQRLHTGETPYMCSECGKSFNQSSALSTHRRIHTGEKPYGCAECGKSFNRSSALSAHRRIHTGEKPYGCSECGKSFSQRSHLISHQKLHTGEKPYTCSECRKSFSHSSALRKHSRIHTGEKPYGCAECGKSFNRSSSLSAHRRIHTGETPYGCSECGKSFSQRSYLISHQRLHTGEKPYTCSECGKSFSHSYTLSRHRRIHTGETPYGCSECGKSFSQHSYLISHQRLHTGETPYTCSECGKSFNRRSTLSKHRRIHTGETPYGCSECGKSFSQRSYLISHQRLHTGEMPYTCSECRKSFKHRSNLITHRRIHMSEKTY; encoded by the coding sequence atggtgagtgagaatgaggagaAACCCCTGCAGGAAGATGATGAGCAAGTGGAACAACATGGAACGttatcaggaagatccaaagggaatgtttccgGGAGTTCTGCACTCCCAGAAAACGCAAAAGCCCGTGAGACTCAGCAGAGGCCAGAGGAAAACTTCAGTAGCCACTCAGACCTTATAACCCATGATAGAATCCACTTGGAAGGGAGACGCTACACGTGccatgagtgcgggaaaagcttcgaTCGGCCCTCacaccttatcagacatcagagaatccacacaggagagacgcctTATACGTGctccgagtgtgggaaaagctttagtcaGAGCTCACAGcttatcagacatcagagaatccacacaggagagacgccctacacgtgcttcgagtgtgggaaaagctttagtcaGAGCTCTCCCCTGAGCGCACACAGGAGAATCCACACgggtgagaaaccttatggatgcgctgagtgtgggaaaagcttcagttggCGTTCACACCTTATCTCACATCAGAGACTCCACACAGGGGAGACGCCCTACATGTGctccgagtgtgggaaaagctttaatcAGAGCTCTGCCCTGAGCACACACAGGAGAATCCACACgggtgagaaaccttatggatgcgctgagtgcgggaaaagctttaaTCGCAGCTCTGCCCTGAGCGCACATAGAAGAATTcacacaggtgagaaaccttatggatgctctgagtgcgggaaaagctttagtCAGCGTTCACACCTTATCTCACATCAGAaactccacacaggagagaagccctacacgTGCTCTGAGTGCAGGAAAAGCTTTAGTCACAGCTCTGCTCTGAGGAAACATAGTAGAATCCACACgggtgagaaaccttatggatgcgctgagtgtgggaaaagctttaatcGCAGCTCTTCCCTGAGTGCACATAGAAGAATCCACACGGGTGAAACAccttatggatgctctgagtgcgggaaaagctttagtCAGCGTTCATACCTTATCTCACATCAGAgactccacacaggagagaagccctacacatgctctgagtgcgggaaaagctttagtCACAGCTATACCCTGAGCAGACATAGGAGAATCCACACGGGTGAGACACCTTACggatgctctgagtgcgggaaaagctttagtCAGCATTCATACCTTATCTCACATCAGAgactccacacaggagagacgccctacacatgctctgagtgcgggaaaagctttaaTCGCAGGTCTACCCTGAGCAAACATAGGAGAATCCACACGGGTGAGACACCTTACggatgctctgagtgcgggaaaagctttagtCAGCGTTCATACCTTATCTCACATCAGAGACTCCACACAGGAGAGATGCCCTACACCTGCTCTGAGTGCAGGAAAAGCTTCAAGCACAGGTCAAACCTTATCACTCATAGGAGAATCCACATGAGTGAGAAAACTTATTGA